ctgcctTTTCAAAACTTTTGACTCACAACCTTTCATTGCTTTTAGAATGTAGCCCAGGGTAGTAGGTCGGTATGTCTAAAAGACATGTAGGCAGAGCTTTGATTGGCAAACTGTCCGAGAGTTAGTGGAAGTCTGGTTGCATCCTTAATAGTCTCTTCTTTCTCCCAAAGTgtacacttgttcacttcccttcatggatttaaaaggaaatgactggtataTTAAACTCCCTCTAGCCCATGCCTGCAGCAATCCAATACTTTTACATTGAGAGTAGTGAAccagtgcacacttcaggagggATTATTGGGACAAACCATATAGACGGCGTTGGCTGACAAACGTCACAAAAATGATGCGCGCACATCGATGTGGCCGGAAGCCACGCGGTTTTTATAATTATGAGCGGTCGGGTAACTAGAAACAATGGCTAAAAGCTTCCATGTGGGGAACCGTAGGTGGCTTGTTTCAGCTAGTTTTATCTTGttgttgataccatgtcttgttatGAGGTGTTTTGACAGATTTCATGTCAATTCTAATATGGCAAAAAAAATCACTAGCTAGTTAACCAGCAACtctaacaatgtatttgagagacaggTGCTCATTGTGCACATTAATTCATGTTTTCAATTAACATTTTTCAAACAAAATGTAGTTTACATTGTTGTCAGCAATTTAAGCCGATCCCGTCTGTTTTGCCTCATAGTTGCGCGCTCAACggtttttgttgctaaacaaccaacctgtcTCTGTGGGACACATGGTTGGTTAGAGTGGAGAATATGTTTACACATAATCCAGATTATGGAAGAGATTGTGCAAAGCCCAGAGCAGATTAGAGCAGAGTACCGGTGAACTGGGGCCACATATCCATATCAGGAATGGAATAAAGATCCAAAGTCCACCAGTGTCCACTGAAAGTGACACACGAGTTTCAGCAGCACTGCAGGGGAACACATTGGGTGTAAATCTGCCGCGTCTGCAAATCTCTTTACTGCGCGCCTCTCTGTAGAACAATGGGTCGACGGAGCCTCACACCTGTGTCCATTCACCACCATGAACCTACTCCGGAAAGCTGCACAGTTGAGACGTGCTCTACTCCACAACACGCCTTGCAAAGACAACAATAGGCCAATTGGGTGAAGGatcaaggagtgtgtgtgtgtggacatttagaggtgtgatggtgcatAGGTGCATGTACACTCGCATGCAAACAGCATATTTCGGCAGACTTGCTTTTGTAAGTGTCGTGAGTGTGTAGGGGTTGGTTCCATGCATGGGTGCACATATGCACTATGTTCAGTTATGACCATACAATCATTGGTTCTGATACATCCCCCTGACTGTGTCGTATGTGATTCCAGTGATCAAGACAGGAGAGAGCGGGCTGACGGTGTTCAGACTGCTCACTAAGGATAACCACTGGAGGTGGGTCCAAGCCAACGCCAGACTGGTCTACAAGAACGGCAAGCCTGACTACATTATCGCTACCCAGAGGCCCCTGGTGTAAGTGCAGCTTTAGCCCCCCTGTTTGTATGAAAGATTTCAATGAGGTGAATGTAATGTGTAATCCTAAACAGTCAGAGCTCTTTAGTCCATAGTGTTAGGGACTTTTGTCCAAATAGTAGTCCCTAGTGTTCTGGTAAGCTATGTCTCGTCCTTCTCTTGTTCCCAGTGAGTAAGAGGGAGGACAGTAGATTGGATTTCATCACATTAATAAAATTATCGCGACCCCAAATATATGGAGGAAAAAAATGTAATTCACAGGAAATGTTTACTTTTTTAATGTGGGGCTTTGACAGTCAATCATTTAAATAATTTAtcttatatatgtatgtatatatatatatatatatatatatatatatatatatatatatatatatatatatcccataTCCCCATGTTGTGTCTCAGGGTCAGGGGGCGTGGTCAACAGTGCGTACCGCATCTCTcctgtcacatccaacctggatggatatttggttttaatgcagaTGAGGGCTCTGAATCAGCATACCATGAGTTTTAATGCTCTGAGGGAGACTGCATTGTATTCCCTTTGAGTCACGAACCAAAACGTCTCCATAGTGACCGGTGAACACATTGTCTGCAGCATTCGGTCACATGGCAGCTCGATCAGCTGTTGAATTTCACTTCCCGGCATGTCAACTGACCCAGGATCACACTGATTTCACTGATTTGTTATATCATTTGTTTGTATTTCCCCTGCCTCCTTGTGTTCAATTCGTTCAGTTCCCCAAATATGTCTGTCACATAGGCAAGGAGACACCTTTTATTTTCATTACACAGAAAGTAAACAAAGTTTGTCATTTAAATCCATTGCGAATGACAACCGTTCCTCTCTCAATTTgaaaaaatctttccaacactccccCTCAATAACCACCAAGCTTCGGTGTGAAATacaacattgtcatgctctgatcccataTCCCCAAATAGTTTTGTGAACTGGTGTGCCCAATGTAGTTTACAATGTTCTACGCTCAGCTCTTTTGCCGCCAGTTGCTCTCGGTGTATCCAATATAGCTCAGTgggtgttgtcacgccctggtcttgtgattgtctccaggTGCCActtattatccctggtgtatatgtccctgtgtttcctgtctctctgggccagctCGTCTGGTATgtttttcaagtcaaccagcgttttcccGTACTCAtgcttctattctcttttgctaTTCCTCCCGGacttgacccttgcctgtcctgtctctgagcccgcctgcctgaccactctacctgaccctgagcctgcccgcCGACCTGtacctctgcctccctctggataaccgacctctgcctgccttgacctgtcttctGCTTGCCTCTGTTGGAACGTTAAACCATTGCTACttcgacagtctgcatctgggtcttcccttgATTCCTGATAGGTGTATCATACAATGCGTCCATTTGGCAAAGGGAGACGCAGTCATAACTAAAGTGCAGAGGCCTGCCCACCGTCCCATGGTAGATGGAGCCCCATCTGTGCAAAAGCCCACCATTCGATCCCATTTGGAGTCTGTTTTTCAGCACATTGAACGTCCCCTGTGCCATATCATGCTTGGGAATCGTGTGACAACAATATGCCCTCGTCAATAGCATCCCCCGACATGCGTCGAACCAAAGTTAATGCATGGGCATCTCGGCCCGCAGAGCTAACATCTATTTGGAGAGCATAAGGTGGGGAGTTTGAGTCGTTCAGTCAGTTTCCTCTTGATTGCTTGCTATAGCATGAATTCTTAGTTTCACAGTGTTatctgacaaaggtattgatgTGAGTTTCTGTGCCTCTGTCTCCCCACACATTGTTTTCCCCATATCAATTGCGGTAATTTCAGTCtctgcaatagtgtgtggtttcatagcgtAGCAGGCTCAGCCATTCACCGTGCAAATGATTCAAGTGCAACCGTCAAGAGCGGCCTTTTCCCACGATCTAAGGGTGCTCTGTCGTTGAATTTTAACTTTTAGAATTGAATAATTTTCATTCCGATTTTTAAAGTTAACCACATTATAATGATTTTGAGAGACCAAGaagatatattattattataaattttTTTAACTAGGATTTTGGTCATTCTCCCACAACTCCATTTTCATATCAGGCAACCTGACATGGGTCacgacccctagtttgggaaccactgctgcaCACTTAAAATGAAGCTGCCACCAACTTTAAGGACACAAAGCCTTAACTTTGCTTGAGTTTTATCCTAAACAGAAAGAGTGTGTTCTGATtggttctctccatcctctcgtacccagggaggaggagggaggagagcacCTGAGGAAGCGTTCCATGCACCTCCCCTTCACCTTCGCCACAGGCGAGGCACTTCTCTACCAGAGTAGCTACCCCATCCACGGCCTCACCGACTCACTCCAGACTAAAGGCAAGACCAAGTCCAAGAAGGCCAAGCTGGACAAGAACTCATCGAAGGATCACGGTGGACTGGACCCCAGCTCCCTGCTCGGGGCATTGATGCGGCAGGATGAGTCCGTGTACGTGTGCCAACCAGCCGTCGAGCCCAAGATGTCCTTCCACAGTAGTCTGTTTAGTGAGCGAGGCGAAGGGGAAGGGCAGAGCAGTGGAGGCTATAGCGGTGGCCCTCTGGGTGGGGGTGTGGGAAAGAGCTGGAGCTCCGTGCCCAACGGGGTTACCACCATCTCCACTGGCCACAACGGGGAGCCTCCATCCAGCTTCGACCCACTGCTCGCCACCCTGGACTCACTATCTCTGGAGGGGGACGAGACATGCTCTACCAGGTGATTGTAtatttgtatgtattgtatataatGTTATATACAAGTATTTTCCAATTGAATTGAGTGTAATGTCCCTTTGGACTGCCCAATGTACAGCCAGTCTTGCCCAAGCTTTCCATTTTTTTGTCCTTCAGTTTTTAATTCCAATATTTAGTTTATGTATGCATTGCTGTACTCCCAAGTCTATATGTATTTTGAatttgtcaaataaaataaatgtcttcCTATCAGCGAGCTGTTCTCTGCTCTGGAGAACCTGGGTCTGAACGCAGAGGATCTGGAGCTACTGCTGCTGGATGAGAGGATGATCAGAGTGGAGATGGATCCGGACTACATCCCCTCGCTCAACGACCTGCTCACCAACAACGAGATCCTCTCCTACATCCACGACTCGCTGGAGAACAAGACTGAGGAGGGCCAGGGTGGGGACAGTCACGTGTCCATACCaccaccctcaaccacaacccatCCCCCTGGGCCTATCCTTAATTCTGCCCTTATCCCTAACCTTTATAACCAAGCCACCCCCGCTATGCATATCTCTACCCTCCACCCCCAGGCTACTAACCCTCCTATCCCCCAAACCACGTTACCCCCTCACAGACTACCAAAGCAGCCACCCATAGTGCAGCTCTCCCAGCAGATGCAGCAGCACCTCAACTTAGTAAAGCCCGTTCTGGCAAAATACCCCTGGCCCCCGACACGAACCGACGTCCCCACGCCAAGCCAGCCAGACACACTGCAGCACACAAACTCACTAACCGTGGTCGATAATAGTCACTGGCTTCCCCAGCAGGAGCATCTGAATGCGGGGCTGGACGACCACTGCCACAGCATTCACCCCCTGGTCAACGGTAAGACATCCCAGCTGGGGCCTCAAGGGTCCGGGCAGCTCAAACACCACCAGCACCAGAACATCATCCATCTTCAGAGCCAGTGGCAGCAGCAGAACCAGCACCTACAGGTCCAGCTTCAGCCTCAGTTTCATTTCAAACAGCAGAAGGCAAGTAGCAACAGCGGTGCCACTCTCAACGGGGTGCACCCTGATCCCGATTGGCAGAGGTACGGCTATGACGACCAGTTGGAACTGACCGCTAACGGAGCCTGCACCGTCTCCTACACCAACGGGCGTGCAGACACCCTCTCACAGGCTACAGGAGGTGAGGTCACTCTCACAGATTACGGTACGGGTGCTTCGACTACCGTGGGCATGGTGATGAACTGGGGTACGGTGGGGGGCACAGGTCACTACCAGGGACAAGGAGGGGTGATTGCTAACCCCTCAGACCATCTGGAGCATCACAAACAACATTCTCCACAGGTCCCATCCGCCTACTTTCACCGCCAGTACCCCACCACACAGAACTCCTTAGATTACATCCTGGGGCTGTCACAGCCTCAACACACCATGCCTTCTCTGGGCGCCTACGGCATTTTGAATCGCCCCGCTTCCCAAGGTGCCACTCACTGCAAGGTAAGAGTCAAAGAATAAAGCAAGATGCTCATAGATGGATAATAAACCTGATGTCTTTTTCTTTTGTAATATTTGGTGAATTTCTGTGACTGTATGTTTGTGGGACTGTCTTGTTAATGGTTGACATCCTAGCATTAGGAGCACTATTTCTATGTCATGAAAGCGATGTTTCTCTGTAAAGGCACTGATATAGCATTGGGAAGCCCTTGCCTCGGGCCGTGTTTCAGCTGCTGCTTTACAGTTTAATGTAAGATAAATCAACGTGAGCGGACATGTAATGTGAAACAGATGAGTGGAGAGCGAAGGGTCACGGCGGTGGAGTATCTGTCGATGGAGAGGAACGTAGGTCTCCCATGGAGTGGCGTTGGATCTTTCAGGATCCAACGCCACAATCGAGTCAACCGTTGGATGGGATTCTGTCGACGTAAGCATCGACTGCAGTAGGAGTACCCTCTCCTGCCAGGGCTGTTTCCTTGCGGGTAGCACAACATAGCCTTGACCTAAATGCCCGGGTCTGATTCTACCGCAGTGTGACGGAAGCAGCTCTGGTCTGCAGGGACCGCCTTACAATCTGTTCAAAGACTTCAGATCAGGACACTGACTGGGAGTGAACTAGTGTCGGCTCCGCCACGTCCATGGCTGCTCCTTCAGGGTGTCACTTACTGTACAGTTGCAGTATATGTTGTGTTCGGGTAATGTAGGGTCCCAGCTCCGCTGAGTATTGAATGAGGTTGCTTTTAAGAGTGTATCACGCGCGGTGTgcgtgtcacacacacacgtttgtacCGGTTGCTAACGTGTTGATCTGAAGTGAAGACGCTGCGTTTTAATTGCACAACAAGCCTCCGTACATTTGGCGACGAAGGTGAGATTAGGACCCGCGCGCGCCTCTGTGCATTTGtaactttttctttttttatacaGTACATGAGTCTTGTCAGGGAGGGACACAAGGGGCCCAGTCGGTCAAAACAAGGCCTCAGGACAAGACGAACTGGACTATAGAACTCCGCTCATTAGTACAGCACACAGTCCATTCTGCATGCTGGACACCATCTTCCTCTCCTTGTTGATTGTTTTTGTGCTGAATTAATGTTTCAAGATCCATGAAGGGTAACGAACGATAGAGTTGGTTGGTCtctttgttgagagagagagagagagagagaagagccgaTGGTGAAGAACTGTAATGAATAGAACAAGGTTGAAGTCCCACAATGAGAGCTATAGCTCCCAGGCAGCGACTTGCTAACCGGACCGGCAGCCGTTCATGCCCCCACCATCCCACTCCGCCTTCCCTGTGTTTTTCTTCAGGGTCAGCGACCACGCCCCAGAGGAACATAGAGCCAAGCTGGCCAGTCAAGCATGAGCTGTCCTGACCTACAATTTTCCCATCGTCATTACCTAATACATAGAGGGGCAGAAGAATGTGTGGCAATGTTGTGTGTATGCGCATGGGTGCGTGCCTACATGTGCGGTGTCACATCCCACCACAGGGGGTGCTGTTTCCCCCCCGGCTAGGGGTGTTGATGTGATTTTGGGATTGAGTAGCATTAGAGATTAGTTGAGTTTGGCCTACCTTAACCTGGCTGGGTTTGTCCTGCTGCAGGTGCGCAGTGTCCTGCTGGTCTGCCCCTATGGGGGGCCTATATAAGGTGGCCCTATTAGGATTTCTACATGGATGATGCCTAGCTAATCCATTTAGGGCCCACTAAGCAGGATTACAATTAGGCCGATGGTAGAAACtgtcacaacagacacacacaggggatTCCCTCATACAGGGAAGCCACAAAGTACATACTCACACCTATGGAGTATAGAGAGTGGAGCTCTGTGCTTGTACCAGTGTCAGTACTCTGTTGGTTTGGCGGATATGCTACTTTGTGTAGTTAGCTAGTGTATTAGCAACTACTACAAGCTACAGTTAGAGTAGCTATCTCTGCTGTCTTGTTCCACCCATCCTCTGCTGTCCACtgaccagagtgtgtgtgtgtgtgtgtgtgtctgtgtgcccgcTCTGCACCACTCCGCTCTCTGGCTGACCTGACCTGCAggagccctttcctgcagtcaaatgacctagtgtcCTCATGGGTacaatgttattcatatttttcataataaaCATTATTTCTAAAAACCCACAGAAAATCGTTTTTTTATGTCAAAaggttatatttcagtcttctgtgatgtatataaaatgtcattgagatgcaaactcaaaatgtagtacgtttcaactctatatctgacctggtacaggtgtcttcttcttGTTTAAGCTCatgaccatgtgtgtgaggtgtacacTTCTGTttgaaagtagatttgtttaagactacctgACCCTGATTCAGCCCACTGCAGTGAAAGGTTAAGTGAATGGTGTCAAAGACCTCAACATGCCACAGAACAGAGCCCAGTGTAGTGATTAGAGTTAGTTTGTGTTttggggggaggtggggggagaaGGGCGGGGTTGTGTCCTATCATATGCATACAGCTCcaattatatttttttaatgttgttCTGTGTTTAGATGGAGAGCGGCTGCATCCTCAACGACACCAACGTTGCTCACACAGGGAGCTGTCTACTGCCCGATGT
The genomic region above belongs to Oncorhynchus kisutch isolate 150728-3 linkage group LG16, Okis_V2, whole genome shotgun sequence and contains:
- the LOC109890677 gene encoding aryl hydrocarbon receptor-like isoform X1, giving the protein MALLLLREKQTAPSEGTKSNPSKRHRDRLNSELDRLASLLPFPEEVTSSLDKLSILRLSVSYLRTKNFFSVALKTHACNGLKANSGNHDNSKTTGLVDGWMPEGELLLQALNGFVLVITAEGVIFYSSHTIQDYLGFHQTDVMHQSVFDLIHTEDQQEFRRNLHWALNPPAVHQQVESPPDGKPVPSSSLVTYNPDQLPPENSSFLERNFVCRFRCLLDNSSGFLALTLQGRLKFLHGQNCHLDDGCNVPPQLALFAIATPLQPPSILEIRTKNMIFRTKHKLDFTPMACDAKGKIVLGYTEAELRVRGSGYQFIHAADMLYCAENHVRMIKTGESGLTVFRLLTKDNHWRWVQANARLVYKNGKPDYIIATQRPLVEEEGGEHLRKRSMHLPFTFATGEALLYQSSYPIHGLTDSLQTKGKTKSKKAKLDKNSSKDHGGLDPSSLLGALMRQDESVYVCQPAVEPKMSFHSSLFSERGEGEGQSSGGYSGGPLGGGVGKSWSSVPNGVTTISTGHNGEPPSSFDPLLATLDSLSLEGDETCSTSELFSALENLGLNAEDLELLLLDERMIRVEMDPDYIPSLNDLLTNNEILSYIHDSLENKTEEGQGGDSHVSIPPPSTTTHPPGPILNSALIPNLYNQATPAMHISTLHPQATNPPIPQTTLPPHRLPKQPPIVQLSQQMQQHLNLVKPVLAKYPWPPTRTDVPTPSQPDTLQHTNSLTVVDNSHWLPQQEHLNAGLDDHCHSIHPLVNGKTSQLGPQGSGQLKHHQHQNIIHLQSQWQQQNQHLQVQLQPQFHFKQQKASSNSGATLNGVHPDPDWQRYGYDDQLELTANGACTVSYTNGRADTLSQATGGEVTLTDYGTGASTTVGMVMNWGTVGGTGHYQGQGGVIANPSDHLEHHKQHSPQVPSAYFHRQYPTTQNSLDYILGLSQPQHTMPSLGAYGILNRPASQGATHCKMESGCILNDTNVAHTGSCLLPDVNGQTASDSLHPQPGALQTLPTLPDPQTTGFYL
- the LOC109890677 gene encoding aryl hydrocarbon receptor-like isoform X2, whose product is MPEGELLLQALNGFVLVITAEGVIFYSSHTIQDYLGFHQTDVMHQSVFDLIHTEDQQEFRRNLHWALNPPAVHQQVESPPDGKPVPSSSLVTYNPDQLPPENSSFLERNFVCRFRCLLDNSSGFLALTLQGRLKFLHGQNCHLDDGCNVPPQLALFAIATPLQPPSILEIRTKNMIFRTKHKLDFTPMACDAKGKIVLGYTEAELRVRGSGYQFIHAADMLYCAENHVRMIKTGESGLTVFRLLTKDNHWRWVQANARLVYKNGKPDYIIATQRPLVEEEGGEHLRKRSMHLPFTFATGEALLYQSSYPIHGLTDSLQTKGKTKSKKAKLDKNSSKDHGGLDPSSLLGALMRQDESVYVCQPAVEPKMSFHSSLFSERGEGEGQSSGGYSGGPLGGGVGKSWSSVPNGVTTISTGHNGEPPSSFDPLLATLDSLSLEGDETCSTSELFSALENLGLNAEDLELLLLDERMIRVEMDPDYIPSLNDLLTNNEILSYIHDSLENKTEEGQGGDSHVSIPPPSTTTHPPGPILNSALIPNLYNQATPAMHISTLHPQATNPPIPQTTLPPHRLPKQPPIVQLSQQMQQHLNLVKPVLAKYPWPPTRTDVPTPSQPDTLQHTNSLTVVDNSHWLPQQEHLNAGLDDHCHSIHPLVNGKTSQLGPQGSGQLKHHQHQNIIHLQSQWQQQNQHLQVQLQPQFHFKQQKASSNSGATLNGVHPDPDWQRYGYDDQLELTANGACTVSYTNGRADTLSQATGGEVTLTDYGTGASTTVGMVMNWGTVGGTGHYQGQGGVIANPSDHLEHHKQHSPQVPSAYFHRQYPTTQNSLDYILGLSQPQHTMPSLGAYGILNRPASQGATHCKMESGCILNDTNVAHTGSCLLPDVNGQTASDSLHPQPGALQTLPTLPDPQTTGFYL